In one Nostoc sp. KVJ3 genomic region, the following are encoded:
- a CDS encoding GDSL-type esterase/lipase family protein, whose protein sequence is MHTFLASSSMQLSVPPNHFQPMKIVALGDSLIYGFGDPEKGGWIEQLRRWWMLPDSAGHVLYNLGVRGDRTQQVAQRLEVEFRHRGELRNRVPDLIILSVGVNDSARLARPDGRSYTDFTLFEKEIGTLLDLAQQLCPVLFVGMVPVDEAKMPFLDCFYYNHADQYRYKEATRIACAKRQIPYLDIFEQWMKRGENWRLKHLSEDGLHPNTLGYQALLEDVIDWDAIHSVSFANAAYHS, encoded by the coding sequence ATGCACACATTTCTAGCTTCTTCCTCAATGCAGCTGTCTGTACCACCAAATCACTTTCAGCCAATGAAGATTGTCGCACTGGGGGACAGCTTAATTTATGGATTCGGCGACCCGGAAAAAGGAGGTTGGATCGAGCAACTACGGCGATGGTGGATGTTGCCAGATAGTGCGGGTCATGTTCTTTATAATTTAGGGGTAAGAGGCGATCGCACGCAACAAGTAGCACAAAGGCTAGAAGTTGAATTTCGCCACCGGGGTGAACTCCGAAATCGTGTCCCCGACTTGATTATTTTATCCGTAGGTGTGAACGATTCAGCGCGGTTGGCGCGTCCCGATGGCCGGAGTTACACAGATTTTACCCTATTTGAAAAAGAAATTGGAACTCTTTTAGATTTAGCACAGCAACTCTGTCCTGTGTTATTTGTGGGTATGGTACCAGTAGATGAAGCCAAGATGCCATTTTTAGATTGTTTTTACTATAATCATGCCGATCAGTACCGCTACAAAGAAGCAACTCGAATTGCTTGCGCCAAAAGGCAGATCCCTTATTTAGATATTTTTGAGCAATGGATGAAACGCGGTGAAAATTGGCGGCTCAAACACCTAAGTGAAGATGGACTTCATCCGAATACACTTGGTTATCAAGCTTTGTTAGAAGATGTGATAGATTGGGATGCAATACATTCAGTAAGCTTTGCCAATGCAGCTTACCATTCTTAA
- a CDS encoding iron-containing alcohol dehydrogenase family protein, translated as MSNQISTQPSLSTQTSSSFFTLTVAPAKIIRGSGVLPAAAAEIARLGSRPLIVAGESTLTISRKSLQPVLETQQLHPVQASYGADCCEASLKSLQKKAKEHKADVIIGVGGGKALDTAKLLAQQLQLPVVTIPTSGATCAGWSALSNVYSEDGAFLYDVGLSRCPDLLILDYDLIKTAPQRTLVAGIGDAIAKWYEASVSSGHLQDTLIIAAVQQARVLRDILLQKSVAALNEPGSEVWREVVDASVLLAGVVGGLGGAQCRTVAAHAVHNGLTHISGHGSIHGEKVAFGILVQLRLEEMLQGNQLAASARQQLLKFYTEIGLPQKLSDLGLGNITLGQLQTAAEIALVPNSDIHRLPFKVAPEQLMAAMVSTTAPIDSRDTTNRVSPKGISDEVEE; from the coding sequence ATGTCTAATCAAATTTCTACTCAACCTTCTTTGTCTACTCAAACCTCTAGTTCATTCTTTACCCTCACAGTTGCCCCAGCAAAAATCATCCGTGGTTCTGGGGTATTGCCAGCCGCCGCAGCAGAGATCGCCCGTTTGGGAAGTCGCCCTTTAATTGTGGCAGGTGAATCTACTCTCACCATCAGCCGAAAAAGTTTGCAACCAGTTTTAGAAACGCAACAGTTACATCCTGTACAAGCTTCCTATGGTGCAGATTGCTGCGAAGCTAGCCTGAAATCTTTACAGAAGAAGGCAAAAGAACATAAAGCTGATGTAATTATCGGTGTTGGTGGCGGTAAAGCCTTAGATACAGCGAAATTACTCGCGCAGCAATTGCAGTTACCTGTGGTGACAATTCCGACATCTGGCGCTACCTGTGCAGGTTGGAGTGCTTTATCCAATGTTTATTCGGAAGATGGGGCATTTCTCTACGATGTGGGACTATCTCGTTGTCCCGATTTACTGATACTCGATTATGACTTGATTAAAACCGCACCACAGCGGACTTTAGTCGCTGGAATTGGTGATGCGATCGCTAAGTGGTATGAAGCCTCAGTTAGTAGCGGGCATTTGCAAGATACTTTAATTATTGCTGCGGTGCAACAAGCACGAGTTTTGCGAGATATCCTCTTGCAAAAGTCAGTCGCCGCCTTAAATGAACCAGGTAGTGAAGTTTGGCGAGAAGTCGTAGACGCAAGTGTTTTATTAGCTGGGGTAGTTGGAGGACTAGGGGGGGCGCAGTGTCGCACAGTGGCTGCCCATGCGGTGCATAATGGTTTAACTCATATTTCAGGACATGGCAGTATTCATGGCGAAAAAGTCGCTTTTGGAATTTTGGTGCAACTGCGTTTAGAAGAAATGCTACAAGGCAATCAACTAGCAGCATCGGCACGACAACAGTTGTTAAAGTTTTACACAGAAATTGGACTACCCCAAAAATTAAGTGATTTGGGATTGGGCAATATTACATTAGGGCAGTTGCAAACAGCCGCTGAAATTGCTCTAGTTCCTAATTCTGACATCCATCGACTACCATTTAAAGTCGCGCCAGAACAGTTGATGGCAGCAATGGTTTCCACCACTGCACCTATAGATAGTAGAGACACTACAAATCGAGTTTCGCCCAAGGGAATCAGTGACGAGGTTGAAGAATGA
- a CDS encoding AMIN domain-containing protein, whose product MNQGLKTRQFCQWRKQLFNISLLGLGFCAAIALETSTSAATPGAKLDNWRFSPKTQQLEITLSAGTTPHYFYLAQPSRLVVDLPNTKLGKVTTQQSYSGAIKSIRVSQLNANDTRIVLDLAPGIAFNPKQVQLQPVSRKNSTRWVLRPVISGKTTAVKSGNYPPSPKKQPQTPYQYSQPPSDLPVTTTNLQAPLLTIPPISTNDLPSTITNNSGQPLITVPPLAPNTSSQQPALILPPTSFPNQPSNLNNIPPSDMSAFPVPTIPNVSNPQVIEFGQPLPKTK is encoded by the coding sequence ATGAATCAGGGACTAAAGACTAGGCAATTTTGCCAATGGCGCAAGCAGCTATTTAACATCAGTCTATTAGGCTTAGGCTTTTGTGCAGCGATCGCCCTCGAAACTTCCACCAGTGCTGCAACACCTGGGGCAAAGCTAGATAACTGGCGTTTTTCACCCAAAACACAGCAACTCGAAATCACCCTCTCAGCAGGTACAACCCCTCATTATTTCTACTTAGCCCAACCCTCTCGGCTTGTTGTAGATTTACCGAATACTAAGTTGGGCAAAGTTACCACGCAACAAAGTTATTCTGGAGCAATCAAAAGTATTCGCGTTTCTCAATTAAATGCTAACGACACACGCATTGTCTTAGATTTAGCACCAGGGATTGCTTTTAATCCCAAACAGGTACAACTGCAACCTGTTTCCCGAAAAAACTCCACTCGCTGGGTATTACGTCCGGTTATTTCTGGTAAAACCACTGCCGTGAAATCAGGAAATTACCCACCTTCACCCAAGAAACAACCTCAAACACCCTATCAGTACTCACAGCCGCCTAGCGATCTACCCGTAACTACTACTAATCTACAAGCACCCTTACTCACAATTCCGCCTATATCAACAAATGACCTGCCCTCAACAATTACTAATAACTCAGGACAACCTCTTATCACTGTACCTCCCCTAGCTCCGAATACATCCTCTCAACAACCTGCTTTGATTCTTCCTCCTACCTCTTTCCCAAATCAACCCAGTAACTTGAATAACATTCCTCCTTCTGATATGTCGGCATTTCCAGTGCCAACAATCCCCAATGTTTCCAATCCCCAGGTGATTGAGTTTGGTCAACCTTTACCTAAAACTAAATAG
- a CDS encoding 16S rRNA (uracil(1498)-N(3))-methyltransferase, whose product MSQLQRIAIAPSQFQQGQIFLTKEQQHYLGRVLRLRESDRFIAMDGKGKWWLAQLAGEQAQVLEALLVETELPVSITLMVALPKGNGFDEVVRCCTELGVTCIAPVLSDRTLLYPSSQKLERWRRIAAEAAEQSERSFVPTILEPVAFNTAVITNQTSHRYICEARGEYPHLNKVLNSISSEIVIATGPEGGWTPEEIENAIASGFQPVSLGRRILRAVTAPIVALSLISAVCEI is encoded by the coding sequence ATGTCTCAACTGCAAAGAATTGCGATCGCACCCTCCCAATTTCAACAAGGGCAAATTTTCCTCACCAAAGAACAACAACACTATTTGGGGCGGGTGTTGCGCTTGCGTGAAAGCGATCGCTTTATTGCAATGGATGGTAAAGGAAAATGGTGGTTAGCGCAGCTAGCAGGAGAACAAGCACAGGTTTTAGAAGCGCTTTTGGTAGAAACAGAATTACCTGTATCGATTACCTTGATGGTGGCGTTACCCAAAGGCAATGGATTTGATGAAGTTGTACGGTGTTGTACAGAGTTGGGAGTAACTTGTATTGCACCAGTATTAAGCGATCGCACTTTGCTTTATCCTAGTTCTCAAAAACTCGAACGCTGGCGGCGCATCGCTGCGGAAGCCGCCGAACAATCAGAGCGCTCTTTTGTGCCAACAATTTTAGAGCCTGTTGCTTTTAATACTGCTGTCATCACTAATCAGACAAGTCATCGTTATATTTGTGAAGCTCGTGGGGAGTATCCCCATTTAAACAAGGTGCTGAATAGCATCTCTAGCGAGATTGTGATTGCTACTGGGCCAGAGGGAGGATGGACACCCGAAGAAATTGAGAATGCGATCGCATCTGGATTTCAACCTGTTTCTCTTGGTCGCCGCATCCTCAGAGCAGTTACAGCCCCGATAGTAGCATTATCTTTGATTTCCGCAGTTTGTGAAATATAA
- a CDS encoding O-antigen ligase family protein yields MLATSLNKVFDYFKSRWQSSWNYSLWAMLIFPLSPLLGAVTVGFVSLITWLKQSRKINRRPLNWGFALLSILLLVSAGFADDKAAAFLGLFNFFPFFLLFAAHSALIQTFTQLRQMAWVLAIGSIPVVILGLGQLFLGWSLKLQILWVVLSWTIVPGGNPPGRIASFFLHANTFAAYLVIVFILGLGLWLEQWRLGIEHGVWGISYSSSSPPLPTPHSPLPFLFLTVAMIANFIALIFTNSRNGWAIAIFACLAYALYQGWRILVGGVAAIVSSVLLAAFAPSPVAQIFRRVVPAFFWARLNDDMYPDRPVALMRKTQWNFAWSLAQEHPWSGWGLRSFGRLYKAQMQIPLGHPHNFFLMLSAETGFPCTLLFCGLLGWILIAGVQLLRKSKYINTEDRLIFFSYLLAFVAWMLLNTVDVTLFDFRLNALSWLIMAAICGVLHRDREHHRLASRSNQ; encoded by the coding sequence ATGTTGGCAACCAGCTTGAACAAGGTTTTTGACTATTTTAAATCTCGTTGGCAATCTTCTTGGAACTACTCTCTATGGGCAATGTTAATTTTCCCATTGAGTCCATTGTTGGGGGCTGTTACTGTCGGCTTTGTCTCATTAATAACTTGGCTGAAACAATCCCGCAAAATTAATCGCCGCCCCCTCAACTGGGGATTTGCCCTTTTGAGTATCTTGCTGCTCGTGAGTGCTGGATTTGCCGATGACAAAGCAGCAGCTTTCCTTGGCTTATTTAATTTCTTCCCATTCTTTTTACTTTTCGCTGCCCATAGCGCTCTCATTCAAACATTTACCCAATTGCGGCAAATGGCTTGGGTTTTAGCGATCGGTTCCATACCAGTAGTAATTCTTGGTTTGGGGCAGTTATTTTTGGGCTGGAGTTTGAAATTACAAATTTTGTGGGTTGTGTTGAGTTGGACGATCGTACCAGGAGGAAATCCGCCAGGGCGCATCGCTTCATTCTTCTTGCACGCTAACACCTTTGCTGCTTATCTAGTGATAGTTTTCATCCTTGGTTTAGGCTTGTGGCTAGAACAATGGCGATTGGGTATTGAGCATGGAGTATGGGGCATTAGTTATTCTTCCTCATCTCCCCCACTCCCCACTCCCCACTCCCCACTCCCCTTTCTCTTCTTAACTGTGGCGATGATTGCGAATTTCATCGCCTTGATTTTTACTAACTCGCGCAATGGGTGGGCGATCGCAATTTTTGCCTGTTTAGCTTATGCACTCTACCAAGGTTGGCGCATTCTTGTCGGTGGAGTTGCTGCGATCGTCTCTAGTGTGCTTTTGGCAGCTTTTGCTCCCTCACCAGTCGCTCAAATTTTTCGCCGAGTAGTTCCTGCATTCTTTTGGGCGAGGTTAAACGATGATATGTATCCAGATCGACCAGTCGCTTTAATGCGAAAAACTCAGTGGAATTTTGCCTGGTCTTTAGCTCAGGAACATCCTTGGTCTGGCTGGGGGTTACGTAGTTTTGGTAGACTCTACAAAGCCCAGATGCAGATTCCCTTGGGTCATCCCCACAACTTTTTTTTGATGTTATCTGCTGAAACTGGTTTTCCTTGTACTCTTTTATTTTGTGGTTTACTTGGTTGGATTTTGATTGCAGGTGTCCAATTACTACGAAAGTCAAAATATATAAATACAGAAGACAGATTGATATTTTTCAGTTATCTTTTAGCTTTTGTTGCGTGGATGTTATTGAATACAGTCGATGTAACCCTTTTTGATTTTCGTTTGAATGCGCTTTCATGGTTAATTATGGCTGCTATTTGTGGAGTATTACATCGCGATCGCGAACACCACAGGCTTGCATCTCGTTCAAATCAGTAA
- a CDS encoding cation:proton antiporter: MHIVILVLVEVLIIIGLSRLVGLGFRSIKQPLVIGEIVAGIMLGPSLFGLVAPDLAVTLFPPETIPFLNVLSQVGLIFFMFLIGLELNPKYLSGQLEVAVLTSHVSILVPFSLGTLLAVILYPLVSNASVSFTAFALFLGAAMSITAFPVLARIITENNLQGTRLGTLALTCAAVDDVTAWCLLAVAIAVARTGDFAGAIPTIIASIVYIGLMLTAGRWFLQRLAKHYLRAGRLSQLLLAGIYMGVVASALITELIGIHLIFGAFLLGAAMPKNEDLVRELAVKTEDFVLIFLLPIFFAYSGLKTQIGLLNRPELWLLCALVLGVAIAGKYIGTYVAARVSGISKREASALGWLMNTRGLTELIVLNIGLELGVISPLIFTMLVIMALVTTFMTSPLLEWTYPKKLIRLDVVEPELEAETGIDTSTGSETYPHPFRILVPVANPSTQKGLVQLAVALAQPAVGVALNYRYPAIVNPLSLIEFQEDYAFESTPVEADRLIAQRRQQLEELINTLEPPETRSCVHPIVRISSNVARETAQIATLEQVDLILVGWHRPAFSSNRLGGRVGQMLTTAPVDVAVFVDKGKEQLESLLVPYSANIHDDLALILALRLLINRETCMLQILQIAANHTKEELSYELNTMMEQLPTSVRDRIEIKIIEAPEPIQAVIQASEGVDLTIAGTSRTWGIERQTLGRYTDQLAIQCRSSLLITRRYSQVTAHLASMLPEINSQEPTLRS; this comes from the coding sequence ATGCACATAGTTATTCTCGTTCTGGTTGAAGTGCTGATTATTATTGGACTTTCACGCTTAGTAGGGCTAGGATTCCGTTCCATTAAGCAACCTCTAGTAATTGGTGAGATTGTCGCGGGCATTATGCTCGGCCCATCTTTATTTGGTTTAGTTGCTCCCGATCTAGCAGTTACATTGTTTCCACCAGAAACTATTCCTTTTCTAAATGTTTTGTCTCAGGTGGGACTAATATTTTTCATGTTTCTGATTGGGCTAGAACTAAATCCCAAATATCTTAGCGGACAATTAGAAGTAGCTGTTTTAACTTCTCATGTCAGCATTTTGGTACCGTTTTCATTAGGAACATTGCTAGCGGTAATCCTTTATCCTCTAGTTTCCAATGCTAGTGTATCCTTCACAGCTTTTGCTTTGTTTTTGGGGGCAGCAATGTCGATTACTGCCTTCCCGGTGTTAGCGCGAATCATTACTGAAAACAATTTACAAGGAACGCGTTTAGGAACCTTGGCGTTAACTTGTGCAGCGGTGGATGATGTCACAGCCTGGTGTCTTTTGGCAGTTGCGATCGCAGTAGCTAGAACTGGTGACTTTGCTGGTGCGATACCCACAATTATCGCCAGCATAGTTTACATCGGCTTGATGTTGACGGCGGGACGTTGGTTTCTCCAACGCCTTGCCAAACACTATCTGCGTGCGGGACGACTCAGCCAATTGCTTCTAGCTGGGATTTATATGGGTGTGGTTGCGTCGGCATTAATTACCGAACTAATTGGTATTCACTTAATTTTTGGGGCATTTTTACTCGGAGCAGCCATGCCCAAAAACGAAGATTTAGTGCGGGAATTGGCAGTAAAAACCGAAGATTTTGTCCTGATCTTTTTGCTACCCATATTTTTTGCCTACAGTGGTTTAAAAACGCAGATTGGCTTACTCAACCGTCCAGAATTGTGGCTGTTGTGTGCGTTGGTTTTAGGAGTGGCGATCGCAGGTAAATATATTGGTACTTATGTCGCAGCCCGTGTCAGTGGCATTAGTAAACGGGAAGCCTCAGCCCTCGGTTGGTTAATGAATACTCGCGGCTTAACCGAACTGATAGTGCTAAACATTGGTCTAGAGTTAGGGGTAATTTCCCCTTTAATATTTACCATGCTGGTAATTATGGCATTGGTAACTACATTCATGACCTCGCCCTTGCTGGAATGGACATATCCAAAGAAGCTGATCAGGTTAGATGTCGTAGAACCAGAGTTGGAAGCAGAAACAGGTATAGACACCTCTACTGGAAGCGAAACTTACCCTCATCCTTTCCGAATTTTAGTGCCAGTGGCTAATCCAAGTACGCAAAAAGGTTTAGTCCAGTTAGCAGTAGCCTTGGCACAGCCAGCCGTCGGTGTCGCTCTCAATTACCGATATCCTGCCATTGTTAACCCCCTCAGCCTAATTGAATTTCAAGAAGACTATGCCTTTGAAAGCACCCCAGTTGAAGCAGATCGATTAATTGCCCAGCGTCGCCAGCAACTAGAAGAATTGATTAATACTCTCGAACCACCAGAAACTCGTTCTTGTGTGCATCCGATCGTTCGCATCTCCAGCAATGTTGCTCGTGAAACAGCACAGATTGCCACATTAGAACAAGTTGATTTAATTCTCGTCGGCTGGCATCGGCCAGCTTTTAGTAGTAATCGCTTAGGTGGACGAGTCGGACAAATGCTTACCACCGCACCAGTAGATGTAGCAGTATTTGTAGATAAAGGCAAAGAGCAATTAGAAAGTTTATTAGTACCTTATTCTGCAAATATCCATGATGATTTAGCACTAATACTAGCTCTCAGACTGCTAATTAATCGTGAGACTTGTATGTTGCAGATATTACAGATAGCAGCAAATCATACTAAGGAAGAATTGAGTTACGAACTGAACACGATGATGGAGCAATTGCCCACAAGTGTGCGCGATCGCATTGAAATCAAAATTATCGAAGCCCCAGAACCAATCCAAGCCGTTATTCAAGCCTCAGAAGGTGTTGACTTAACTATTGCTGGCACCAGCCGCACTTGGGGTATCGAGCGCCAAACCTTGGGAAGATATACAGATCAACTAGCTATCCAATGTCGTTCTTCTCTGCTGATTACCCGCCGCTACAGTCAAGTCACCGCTCATCTAGCCTCTATGCTTCCTGAGATTAATAGTCAAGAGCCAACATTGAGGAGTTGA
- a CDS encoding Ycf51 family protein: MLTTANFLQYTQWSGIATLAFAALAVLAFILKWGIRFRLVGTTGFMLVLTGGLFALSIVPLSRAVIPGATKYTLVYDNGSTQAVITTSSQITPTQLEATLRQAASNLFSYGRSGTREDDKLTVRARTITHPEPGTSVPVYLGEAKRSLVSHQNSPVIVEIYTDKLAQLSKT; this comes from the coding sequence ATGCTCACAACAGCTAATTTTCTTCAGTACACCCAATGGTCAGGTATAGCTACCTTGGCATTCGCTGCCTTAGCAGTTTTGGCTTTTATTCTCAAATGGGGCATCCGCTTTCGGCTGGTGGGTACGACTGGCTTTATGCTCGTGCTGACAGGTGGTTTATTTGCACTGTCGATAGTCCCCTTGAGTCGGGCTGTGATTCCAGGAGCAACCAAGTACACTCTAGTTTATGACAATGGCTCAACCCAAGCGGTTATTACTACATCATCCCAAATTACACCCACACAATTAGAAGCAACTTTACGGCAAGCAGCTAGTAATCTATTTTCTTATGGTCGTTCAGGTACACGTGAAGACGACAAGTTGACAGTTCGCGCCCGTACAATTACTCACCCTGAACCAGGGACTTCTGTACCAGTTTACTTGGGTGAGGCCAAGCGATCGCTCGTTTCTCATCAAAATTCCCCAGTCATAGTGGAAATTTACACAGATAAACTCGCCCAATTGTCAAAAACCTAA
- a CDS encoding cation:proton antiporter, producing the protein MSNFDLVIQLFLQLTVILTTCRIVTILGRRYLGQTDVVCEMIAGVMLGPSLLGLIAPDFQQWLFPKLPIITAVGLKIPNPSMSILYAISQIGLVIYMFLIGLEFNTKLLKHHIKSASLLSAAGIITPFILGAIASFWFYRNGDFFQPKVTPWSAALYLGASMTITAFPMLARILYERGLAQTRFGTLALGAASVDDGVAWCLLAIVLASVKNSLSIAILAIGGGLCYVLFAIFLGQPLLRVFTRMTKRDAGVNRQTLTLMLIILMFCAWFTDVTGIYAIFGAFVLGAVTPRGEFAQQIRQYTEFLTTSFLLPMFFVFSGLNTQIGLVNTPTLWGITLLIIAIAILGKGVACMLAAKLAGENWRESATIGALMNARGLMELIILNIGLEQGIITPTLFTIMVIMAVITTLMASPLIAFLLQGTSYDKSSA; encoded by the coding sequence ATGTCAAATTTTGATCTAGTTATTCAGCTATTTTTACAACTCACAGTTATTTTAACCACTTGTCGCATTGTGACAATTTTAGGACGGCGCTATCTTGGTCAAACCGATGTTGTTTGCGAAATGATTGCGGGTGTAATGTTAGGGCCATCACTTTTGGGATTGATTGCACCAGATTTTCAGCAATGGCTATTTCCTAAGCTTCCTATTATCACTGCTGTCGGACTAAAGATACCCAATCCATCGATGTCAATTTTATATGCTATCAGCCAGATTGGGTTGGTAATTTATATGTTTTTGATTGGTTTGGAGTTCAATACTAAACTCTTAAAACATCATATCAAAAGTGCAAGTTTGCTATCTGCGGCTGGAATTATCACTCCTTTTATTTTAGGAGCGATCGCATCTTTTTGGTTTTATCGCAATGGCGATTTCTTTCAACCAAAAGTAACGCCGTGGTCAGCCGCTTTGTATCTGGGTGCGTCGATGACCATTACAGCATTTCCAATGTTAGCTCGCATTCTTTACGAACGCGGTCTAGCACAAACCCGTTTCGGTACTTTAGCTTTAGGTGCAGCATCGGTAGATGATGGAGTTGCTTGGTGTTTGTTGGCGATCGTTCTTGCTAGCGTGAAGAATTCTTTGAGCATCGCTATATTAGCAATTGGTGGTGGCTTATGCTACGTGCTATTTGCGATTTTTCTCGGTCAACCTTTACTGAGAGTATTCACACGCATGACAAAACGCGATGCAGGTGTGAATAGACAAACCCTAACTTTGATGTTGATAATTTTGATGTTTTGTGCGTGGTTTACCGATGTCACAGGTATCTATGCAATATTCGGTGCTTTTGTCTTGGGAGCAGTAACACCACGGGGAGAATTCGCCCAACAAATTCGCCAATATACAGAGTTTTTAACTACTTCTTTTTTGCTACCAATGTTTTTTGTCTTTTCTGGGCTGAACACTCAAATTGGATTGGTAAACACGCCGACTTTGTGGGGAATTACGCTGTTAATTATTGCGATCGCAATTCTTGGCAAAGGTGTTGCTTGTATGTTAGCGGCAAAATTAGCCGGGGAAAATTGGCGTGAATCAGCAACCATCGGCGCTCTGATGAATGCTCGTGGTTTAATGGAGTTAATCATCCTCAATATTGGTCTTGAGCAAGGTATAATTACCCCAACTTTATTTACTATCATGGTTATTATGGCAGTCATTACTACACTCATGGCATCACCACTGATTGCCTTTTTATTGCAAGGTACGAGCTATGATAAATCTTCCGCTTAA
- a CDS encoding aspartate aminotransferase: MSLNWIVPAERIQKLPPYVFARLDELKAKAREQGLDLIDLGMGNPDGATPAPVVEAAIAALKDPANHGYPPFEGTASFRRAITNWYRRRYDVILDPDSEALPLLGSKEGLTHLALAYVNPGDLVLVPSPAYPAHFRGPAIAGGKIHSLILKPENDWLIDLAAIPDEVARQAKILYFNYPSNPTAATAPREFFEEIVAFARKYEILLVHDLCYAELAFDGYQPTSLLEIPGAKDIGVEFHTLSKTYNMAGWRVGFVVGNRHVIQGLRTLKTNLDYGIFAALQTAAETALQLPDVYLHEVQQRYRTRRDFLIEGLGKLGWDIPKTKATMYLWVKCPVGMGSTDFALNVLQQTGVVLTPGNAFGVAGEGYVRISLIADCDRLGEALHRFKQAGIRYQPATSEAIADLVS, translated from the coding sequence ATGAGTTTAAATTGGATTGTCCCAGCAGAACGCATACAAAAGCTGCCACCTTATGTATTTGCCCGTTTAGATGAACTAAAAGCTAAGGCACGGGAACAAGGGTTAGATTTAATTGATTTGGGGATGGGAAACCCCGATGGGGCAACGCCAGCACCAGTTGTAGAGGCTGCGATCGCTGCTTTAAAAGATCCCGCCAATCACGGTTATCCGCCCTTTGAGGGGACTGCTAGTTTTCGCCGCGCCATCACCAACTGGTATCGTCGCCGTTATGATGTGATTCTCGATCCCGATAGCGAAGCCTTGCCATTGCTGGGTTCTAAAGAAGGATTAACCCATTTAGCACTTGCATACGTTAACCCTGGTGATTTAGTTCTAGTTCCTTCCCCAGCTTATCCCGCCCATTTTCGCGGCCCGGCGATCGCAGGGGGGAAAATCCACAGCCTGATTCTCAAACCAGAAAATGACTGGTTAATCGATTTAGCTGCCATTCCTGACGAGGTTGCTAGACAGGCTAAAATTCTCTATTTTAACTATCCCAGTAATCCCACCGCCGCCACCGCCCCCCGCGAATTTTTTGAAGAAATCGTTGCTTTCGCCCGTAAATATGAAATTTTACTGGTGCATGACTTGTGTTATGCCGAGTTAGCTTTTGATGGTTATCAACCCACTAGCTTGCTAGAAATTCCCGGCGCGAAAGATATTGGTGTGGAATTTCACACCTTATCTAAAACCTATAATATGGCTGGTTGGCGCGTTGGGTTTGTCGTGGGTAATCGCCATGTAATTCAAGGTTTGCGGACACTGAAAACTAACTTGGATTACGGCATTTTTGCCGCATTGCAAACAGCAGCCGAAACCGCCTTGCAACTGCCAGATGTGTATTTGCACGAAGTACAACAACGTTACCGCACCCGCCGCGATTTCCTCATCGAAGGATTAGGAAAGCTGGGTTGGGATATCCCCAAAACCAAGGCGACAATGTATCTTTGGGTGAAGTGTCCTGTTGGTATGGGTTCTACGGATTTTGCTCTCAACGTCTTACAACAAACTGGCGTTGTTCTTACTCCAGGTAATGCCTTTGGGGTTGCAGGTGAAGGGTATGTACGGATCAGTTTGATTGCCGACTGCGATCGCTTAGGTGAAGCTTTACATCGCTTCAAACAAGCCGGCATTCGCTATCAACCTGCTACATCAGAAGCGATCGCCGATCTCGTTAGTTGA